Proteins co-encoded in one Pseudomonas fluorescens genomic window:
- a CDS encoding phage tail assembly protein, with the protein MSGAVKLQVAIEAHGEPLTELVLRRPTVQEVRAIKALPYKIDKSEEVSLDMDVAAKYIAVCAGIPPSSVNQLDLADLNALSWAVASFFMSAASEPSPT; encoded by the coding sequence ATGAGCGGCGCCGTGAAGCTTCAAGTTGCGATCGAAGCTCACGGCGAGCCCCTGACCGAACTCGTCCTGCGCCGTCCGACGGTGCAGGAGGTGCGAGCGATCAAGGCGCTGCCGTACAAGATCGACAAGAGCGAAGAGGTCAGCCTCGACATGGACGTGGCGGCCAAATACATCGCCGTGTGCGCCGGCATTCCGCCGTCGTCGGTCAACCAGCTCGATCTGGCTGACCTCAACGCGCTGAGCTGGGCCGTTGCGAGTTTTTTCATGAGTGCGGCGTCGGAGCCATCACCGACCTGA
- a CDS encoding phage tail protein, protein MKQQMALGSFIFGLSRDFAYSTLSRKSEGGWTDLQILNSKPRSHQTGQKPETLTISGTSMYAVAMERLDELRALQALRVPLPLIDGIGRNWGLWRINSIDENQSEVIDDGTAMVIKWVIGLSEFNNA, encoded by the coding sequence ATGAAACAACAAATGGCACTGGGCAGTTTCATCTTCGGCCTGTCTCGGGATTTTGCCTACAGCACGCTGTCGCGAAAATCCGAGGGGGGCTGGACTGACCTGCAGATTCTCAACAGCAAACCCAGGTCCCATCAGACAGGACAGAAGCCTGAAACCCTGACCATCTCCGGCACCTCGATGTACGCCGTGGCGATGGAGCGGCTCGATGAACTGCGTGCGCTGCAAGCGTTGAGAGTACCGCTGCCGTTAATTGACGGCATTGGTCGCAACTGGGGTTTGTGGCGGATCAACAGCATCGACGAAAACCAGAGCGAGGTCATCGATGACGGCACCGCGATGGTGATCAAGTGGGTCATCGGATTGTCGGAGTTCAACAATGCGTAA
- a CDS encoding phage tail assembly protein, whose protein sequence is MSWMPPKHDLLSPITGDDGSQIESIQLKPLFYAAQKEALERAGDDEDDQFFELALLATGLSVKELDQLKRPDYVTIAQYVHEMSTRPASYFLDQVEDAEKSDDPDQVQLLQPLAVTGRTVTSLSLEMPALRATKVMKKLKTAKERAEFITAHCTGLMIPDLALLSVPDWTQLQVRIDDFLNQPAAFFQSATSK, encoded by the coding sequence ATGTCGTGGATGCCACCCAAGCATGACCTGTTGTCGCCGATTACCGGTGACGACGGCTCGCAGATCGAATCGATTCAGCTCAAGCCGCTGTTCTACGCCGCCCAGAAAGAAGCGCTGGAACGCGCTGGCGACGATGAAGACGATCAGTTCTTCGAACTGGCGCTGCTGGCCACCGGCTTGTCGGTCAAGGAACTCGACCAGCTCAAGCGTCCGGACTACGTGACCATCGCGCAATACGTGCACGAGATGTCGACCCGTCCGGCGTCGTACTTTCTCGACCAGGTCGAAGACGCGGAAAAATCCGACGATCCCGATCAGGTGCAACTGCTGCAACCGCTCGCCGTCACCGGCCGCACCGTGACTTCGCTGAGCCTGGAAATGCCGGCGCTGCGGGCCACCAAAGTGATGAAGAAACTGAAAACGGCCAAGGAACGCGCCGAGTTCATCACCGCCCATTGCACCGGCCTGATGATCCCCGATCTGGCCCTGTTGAGCGTGCCGGACTGGACGCAATTGCAGGTGCGCATCGACGATTTTTTAAACCAGCCGGCGGCCTTCTTTCAGAGCGCGACATCGAAGTAA
- a CDS encoding phage tail protein, whose product MAEETKAKASVLLTGIDELSPKLGALRVKVDDFKKNLEQTGLGKLDISGLFKGGSVITPFVDGIKSAAAFQGKLAEVGEAAKTVDLPETPKAAAQNMNVFSASMEKVSAAVDAALVPAVGALVVGLEPMLTQVGSLLADNPKLVEGLAAGAIAFSAMQTAVTGMTQVMDVMSMVLKTNPIMLIAMGIAVAAGLIVANWTPISAFFTGLWEGVKNAGASAMATLRSVLDWRPLEALAALWEPVTGFFSGIWDKVKVVTAPVIDFFKSVFSWSPAGMILENWGPLTGLFSAIWELLKALSVPMMAFLRNLFDFSPMQMINSAWGGVVRFFEPMFSGLRKAAQTAKEFLVSLFDFSPMQMITSAWGGVVAYFQPVWTTLQSAVQSTRDTLRALFDFFPMEIITSAWGGVVGFFEPIWTALQTSVQQVKGFFTGLFEWSPLEQIAQYWQPIGEVFSALWGVVLALSAPVVDFLHGLFEWKPLDQIIESWGPIVGWFGELWQKLQTVIAPIKELFDGGFAGLIAKVTGKVETLTQAQRQTNAEGKGELAPAFFGASSKPEGGSALQGGSLPQSSSALIQQSAANNRTQLEGGLTVRFENAPAGLRTDQPQTNQPGLALSSRIGYRSLSAGGSNELA is encoded by the coding sequence ATGGCAGAAGAAACCAAAGCTAAAGCGTCGGTGCTGCTTACTGGCATCGACGAACTGTCACCCAAACTCGGCGCCCTGCGAGTGAAGGTCGATGACTTCAAGAAAAACCTCGAACAGACCGGCCTCGGCAAACTGGACATAAGCGGTCTGTTCAAGGGCGGCAGCGTGATTACGCCGTTCGTGGACGGCATCAAATCGGCTGCGGCGTTTCAGGGCAAGCTTGCCGAGGTCGGCGAGGCGGCGAAAACCGTCGACCTGCCGGAAACACCGAAAGCCGCCGCGCAGAACATGAATGTGTTCAGCGCATCCATGGAGAAGGTGTCCGCTGCAGTGGACGCCGCACTGGTGCCGGCGGTGGGCGCATTGGTGGTCGGGCTGGAGCCGATGCTGACCCAGGTCGGCAGCCTGCTGGCCGACAACCCGAAGCTGGTCGAAGGGCTGGCAGCGGGGGCGATTGCGTTTTCCGCCATGCAGACCGCCGTCACCGGTATGACTCAGGTGATGGACGTCATGAGCATGGTGCTCAAGACCAACCCGATCATGCTGATCGCCATGGGCATTGCCGTGGCGGCCGGTCTGATCGTGGCCAACTGGACACCCATTTCCGCGTTCTTCACCGGATTGTGGGAGGGCGTGAAAAACGCCGGGGCCAGTGCAATGGCGACGTTGCGCTCGGTGCTCGACTGGCGGCCGCTGGAGGCACTGGCGGCGTTGTGGGAGCCGGTCACGGGGTTCTTCTCGGGAATCTGGGACAAGGTCAAGGTCGTGACCGCGCCGGTGATCGACTTCTTCAAGTCGGTTTTCTCGTGGTCGCCCGCAGGCATGATCCTGGAAAACTGGGGGCCGTTGACCGGTCTTTTTTCGGCGATCTGGGAGCTGCTCAAGGCCTTGAGTGTGCCGATGATGGCGTTCCTCAGAAACCTGTTCGACTTCTCGCCGATGCAGATGATCAACAGTGCATGGGGCGGTGTTGTCAGGTTCTTCGAACCGATGTTCAGCGGCCTGCGAAAAGCCGCGCAAACGGCGAAAGAGTTCCTGGTGTCGTTGTTCGACTTCTCGCCGATGCAGATGATCACCAGTGCGTGGGGCGGTGTTGTCGCGTACTTCCAGCCGGTGTGGACGACGCTGCAATCGGCCGTGCAAAGCACCCGGGATACGTTGCGGGCACTGTTCGATTTTTTCCCGATGGAAATTATCACCAGCGCCTGGGGTGGTGTCGTTGGATTCTTCGAACCGATCTGGACGGCACTGCAAACGTCAGTGCAACAGGTCAAAGGTTTTTTCACCGGTCTGTTCGAGTGGTCGCCGCTGGAGCAGATTGCGCAGTATTGGCAGCCGATCGGTGAGGTTTTCTCGGCGCTGTGGGGTGTTGTGCTGGCGCTGTCCGCGCCGGTCGTGGACTTTTTGCACGGCCTGTTCGAATGGAAACCCCTGGATCAGATCATCGAGAGCTGGGGGCCGATTGTCGGGTGGTTCGGCGAGTTGTGGCAAAAGCTGCAAACCGTCATCGCGCCGATCAAGGAGTTGTTCGACGGCGGCTTCGCCGGGCTGATCGCCAAGGTCACCGGCAAGGTCGAAACCCTGACCCAGGCGCAGCGCCAGACCAATGCCGAAGGCAAGGGTGAACTGGCGCCGGCATTCTTCGGTGCCAGCTCGAAACCCGAGGGCGGCAGTGCGTTGCAGGGCGGTTCGTTGCCGCAATCCTCCAGCGCCCTGATCCAGCAAAGCGCCGCCAACAACCGCACGCAACTCGAAGGCGGCCTGACGGTGCGCTTCGAAAACGCGCCGGCGGGGCTGCGCACTGATCAACCGCAAACCAATCAACCGGGGCTGGCGCTCAGTTCGCGCATCGGCTATCGCTCGCTATCGGCAGGAGGTTCCAATGAACTGGCGTGA
- a CDS encoding phage major tail tube protein: MFTNRVRQAIAATLQGLPLSATVEEFTPPKIDFDMESMTGGRFIVEEMAKSAKPLNATLKLQGTGAEVLLAMGVKLGDDILLNVREAGQDQDGNTWFTYHTIGGKLKTMGEEAIKMGSKALTTLEFSCRTYNRLENGVPVIDIDVRTQKFVLNGVDILGDARRAVLMP, translated from the coding sequence ATGTTTACCAACCGCGTAAGACAGGCCATCGCGGCCACCCTGCAAGGCCTGCCGTTGTCGGCGACCGTTGAGGAATTCACTCCGCCGAAGATCGACTTCGACATGGAAAGCATGACGGGCGGGCGCTTCATCGTCGAGGAAATGGCCAAGAGCGCCAAGCCGCTGAACGCCACGCTCAAGCTGCAAGGCACCGGCGCTGAAGTGCTGCTGGCGATGGGCGTGAAACTGGGCGACGACATTCTGCTGAACGTGCGTGAAGCCGGTCAGGATCAGGACGGCAACACCTGGTTCACCTATCACACCATTGGCGGCAAGCTCAAAACCATGGGTGAAGAAGCAATCAAAATGGGTAGCAAAGCCCTGACGACTCTTGAGTTCTCCTGCCGCACCTACAACCGCCTGGAAAACGGCGTGCCGGTGATCGACATCGACGTGCGCACCCAGAAGTTCGTGCTCAACGGCGTCGACATCCTCGGTGATGCCCGTCGTGCGGTGCTGATGCCGTAA
- a CDS encoding tail protein X — MRKVRSVAGDSVNLLLYRETGRSDDSAEEALWTLNPTLAEHGPILPAGVWVTLPELDSKPAAIKPVLAWD, encoded by the coding sequence ATGCGTAAGGTACGAAGCGTGGCCGGTGATTCGGTGAATCTGTTGCTGTACCGCGAGACCGGTCGCAGCGATGACAGCGCCGAGGAAGCCCTGTGGACGCTCAACCCGACCCTGGCCGAGCACGGCCCGATCCTGCCGGCGGGTGTCTGGGTGACGCTGCCGGAACTCGACTCGAAACCCGCCGCGATCAAACCGGTTCTGGCCTGGGATTAA
- a CDS encoding DUF2635 domain-containing protein: protein MSNRITVVPAAGRAVPDPEAGDLLPLEGREVLDSAWWRRRLADGDITLKTATTKQKGAK from the coding sequence ATGAGCAACCGCATCACCGTAGTGCCGGCCGCCGGCCGTGCCGTGCCGGACCCTGAAGCCGGCGACCTGCTGCCACTGGAAGGCCGTGAAGTGCTGGACAGCGCCTGGTGGCGCCGACGTCTGGCCGACGGCGATATCACCCTCAAAACCGCTACAACCAAACAAAAGGGAGCCAAATAA
- a CDS encoding phage tail tape measure protein yields the protein MAESKNTLMNAGDSTSAGFGSITLSTAALNAGAGQFAVEQTSGLRQALMTASGKIELLTTAIDALSVTLSALRALPQAVSAGARSESSGGQKTPEKSSGGAELPEMRKAAMAMDSAAATLASVAQLSRDGGKDMALTSLKMASATLVAAGGTTGVELVRIETLAAKAGIGSEAVNEEGRKHELLTFASDAAITASAFKVSGLEAGEMLKVWRTSMKLSRDQALDLADAANHLGKMPGDVQTADIGTVLQQSGEAAISAGLQPEQAAALTAALLNSGAKKDDAGNALKNISSALGKGDQASIAEKGAWKQLGLDPKAVAEAMRDPDKQNAQGAVLSVLAALNARPVEQRSTLARTLFADSGEAALSLSQDLGKVNEAFFLVSDKSRYATSKLGDKGSVRQSALALADTQQGQWNIKNAREERLSVAKGNALAPDIEKTGESHSIDALSDLAETYPKTTGAVLTATAWIKPVFDAVTDAVVGELKDRGGKWIVDKAASYLPGRSKLGLSAATSATAVAETQGLALASRSASAGNGLKILEQTARVAAPGLEPVLASVQPASRWMPWQAKAAIGASAVAAGIASGDKQQIAQGLGAAGGAWAGAVAGSSIGASIGSVGLAPGIALGGLIGGLVGGWLGAEGGGFLGEKLMSSAPDKLAPPAEVAKDLAGAQTQNQQVSFSPTIQVTCPAPDTAQQIQSIIEQQISGQFHGQFMPLLMGANPLGTRRDAALTDGAGT from the coding sequence ATGGCAGAGAGTAAAAATACGCTCATGAATGCCGGTGACAGCACAAGCGCAGGATTCGGCAGTATCACCCTGAGCACTGCCGCGCTGAACGCAGGAGCCGGGCAGTTTGCCGTGGAACAGACCAGCGGCCTGCGTCAGGCACTGATGACGGCCAGCGGTAAAATCGAGCTGCTGACGACGGCAATCGATGCATTGAGCGTGACACTGTCCGCCTTGCGTGCGTTGCCGCAGGCAGTGAGTGCCGGAGCCAGGAGTGAGTCGTCCGGCGGACAGAAAACACCGGAAAAATCCTCCGGGGGAGCTGAGCTTCCCGAGATGCGCAAGGCCGCGATGGCCATGGATTCGGCGGCGGCCACTCTCGCCAGTGTGGCGCAGCTTTCCCGCGATGGCGGGAAAGACATGGCGCTCACGAGCCTGAAAATGGCCAGTGCCACCCTGGTGGCTGCCGGAGGTACGACCGGGGTCGAACTGGTCAGGATTGAAACCCTGGCAGCCAAGGCGGGAATCGGCAGCGAAGCGGTGAACGAGGAGGGCAGAAAGCACGAGTTGCTGACCTTTGCCAGCGATGCGGCCATCACTGCATCGGCATTCAAGGTTTCGGGGCTGGAAGCCGGCGAAATGTTGAAGGTCTGGCGCACCTCGATGAAGCTCTCGCGCGATCAAGCCCTTGATCTTGCGGATGCGGCCAACCATCTCGGCAAAATGCCCGGAGATGTGCAGACAGCGGATATCGGTACTGTCTTGCAGCAGTCGGGCGAGGCGGCAATCAGCGCCGGCTTGCAGCCTGAACAGGCTGCGGCGTTGACGGCAGCGTTGCTTAACAGCGGCGCGAAAAAAGACGATGCTGGCAATGCGCTGAAGAACATTTCCAGTGCGCTGGGCAAGGGCGATCAAGCATCCATAGCCGAAAAAGGTGCCTGGAAGCAGTTGGGTCTGGATCCCAAGGCAGTGGCCGAAGCCATGCGTGATCCTGACAAACAGAATGCCCAAGGCGCCGTTCTATCAGTGCTTGCAGCGCTGAATGCCAGACCGGTAGAACAGCGCTCGACATTAGCCCGGACCTTGTTCGCGGACAGTGGAGAGGCCGCGTTGTCGCTGTCCCAGGACCTGGGCAAGGTGAATGAAGCCTTTTTCCTTGTGAGCGACAAAAGCCGATACGCGACATCGAAGCTGGGTGACAAAGGCTCGGTAAGACAGTCCGCACTGGCACTTGCCGATACTCAGCAGGGGCAGTGGAACATCAAGAATGCCCGTGAGGAACGTTTGTCGGTCGCCAAAGGCAATGCACTGGCGCCGGATATCGAAAAAACCGGTGAGAGCCATTCGATAGACGCGCTGAGCGATTTGGCCGAAACCTACCCGAAAACCACGGGTGCTGTTCTGACGGCGACGGCCTGGATCAAACCGGTGTTCGACGCCGTGACCGATGCGGTGGTCGGTGAACTGAAAGACCGGGGAGGCAAATGGATCGTTGATAAAGCTGCCAGTTACCTTCCCGGTCGTTCAAAGCTCGGCTTGTCTGCAGCAACCTCTGCGACGGCCGTGGCTGAAACTCAGGGCTTGGCTCTGGCCAGTCGCAGTGCCAGCGCTGGCAACGGTCTGAAAATACTCGAACAGACTGCAAGGGTTGCTGCCCCGGGGCTGGAGCCTGTGCTCGCATCGGTGCAGCCGGCCTCGCGCTGGATGCCTTGGCAGGCGAAGGCGGCGATTGGTGCTTCGGCTGTCGCCGCAGGTATTGCCAGCGGTGACAAACAGCAGATCGCGCAAGGTCTCGGTGCCGCTGGTGGCGCCTGGGCCGGTGCGGTCGCCGGCAGCTCGATCGGCGCCTCCATAGGAAGTGTGGGGCTGGCGCCGGGCATTGCACTTGGCGGTTTGATTGGTGGACTGGTCGGGGGATGGCTGGGCGCTGAGGGAGGAGGCTTTTTAGGTGAGAAGCTCATGTCCAGCGCGCCGGACAAACTCGCCCCGCCGGCCGAAGTCGCCAAAGACCTGGCTGGCGCACAGACGCAAAACCAGCAGGTTTCCTTCTCTCCGACGATCCAGGTCACCTGTCCTGCCCCCGATACTGCCCAACAGATTCAGTCGATTATCGAGCAACAGATTTCCGGTCAATTCCATGGCCAATTCATGCCGCTGCTGATGGGCGCAAACCCACTCGGGACGCGTCGTGATGCAGCCCTGACTGACGGAGCCGGTACATGA
- a CDS encoding phage tail terminator protein, with translation MKISPILTQLRAQCPSLAGHIATGVDLALLQGDPNLPMPSAHVLPLADVASAGTAQNSPSQPIRDRFEIILALDATDGTKALDLLHDLRAELWRALVGFKPDSNDSAIVYDGGETVSINSSRAFYRLRFFAEFQLGRNLPSQPAESWHERELDGLSSFTGVTVRVDAIDPADPNLKRPGPDGRVEMTFSGDVTP, from the coding sequence ATGAAGATCTCCCCGATCCTCACGCAGCTGCGTGCGCAATGCCCAAGCCTTGCCGGCCATATCGCGACAGGTGTCGACCTGGCGCTGCTGCAAGGCGACCCGAATCTGCCGATGCCCTCGGCCCATGTTTTACCGCTGGCTGACGTAGCCAGCGCCGGCACCGCCCAGAACTCCCCCAGCCAACCGATCCGCGACCGCTTCGAAATCATCCTGGCACTCGATGCCACGGACGGCACAAAAGCGCTGGATCTGTTGCACGACCTGCGCGCCGAACTGTGGCGTGCGCTGGTGGGTTTCAAACCCGATTCCAACGACAGCGCCATCGTTTACGACGGCGGCGAAACGGTCTCGATCAACAGCAGCCGCGCGTTCTACCGGCTGCGCTTTTTTGCCGAGTTCCAGCTGGGCCGCAATCTGCCAAGTCAGCCTGCGGAGAGTTGGCACGAACGCGAACTGGACGGTTTGTCGTCCTTTACCGGGGTCACCGTGCGGGTCGATGCGATCGACCCGGCCGACCCCAATCTGAAACGCCCGGGCCCTGACGGGCGCGTGGAAATGACTTTCTCTGGAGACGTAACCCCATGA
- a CDS encoding DUF4376 domain-containing protein: MSIYVQFTDEHQLAVTAVFAEPQDEAYWPNQGVVTEDDVRYLAYIASKTGNAPVSKEDVIAAERFRREASGVSVGELLIETTRVSQALIASTGLSAILDPEYRCNFKTAKGFVEIGAAQIIEIAKAVRAHVQACFDRELTLLRAIEAGEYHDEMLAEGWPDSSSTDTADLE; the protein is encoded by the coding sequence ATGAGCATCTATGTCCAATTTACGGACGAGCACCAGCTTGCCGTGACGGCGGTTTTTGCAGAGCCGCAAGATGAGGCGTATTGGCCGAACCAGGGCGTCGTTACGGAAGACGATGTCCGCTATCTGGCCTACATCGCTTCAAAAACCGGAAATGCCCCGGTCTCAAAAGAAGACGTCATCGCTGCCGAGCGATTCCGCCGGGAAGCCTCTGGCGTGTCGGTCGGTGAGCTTCTGATTGAGACAACTCGCGTCAGCCAGGCGCTGATCGCAAGCACGGGGCTTTCAGCCATTCTCGATCCCGAATACCGCTGCAATTTCAAAACAGCGAAGGGGTTCGTCGAGATTGGCGCTGCGCAAATCATCGAAATTGCGAAAGCCGTGCGGGCGCACGTACAGGCCTGTTTTGACCGCGAGCTGACGTTGTTACGCGCAATCGAGGCAGGCGAGTACCACGACGAAATGCTGGCCGAGGGCTGGCCGGATTCATCGTCGACCGATACCGCAGATCTCGAATAA
- a CDS encoding phage tail sheath subtilisin-like domain-containing protein, with the protein MAIGFSNIPADIRVPLFYAEMDNSAANSASSSMRRLIVAQVNDNIAPSEVGKLVLVSSVALAKSIGGQGSMLASMYETFRKADPIGEIWCLPLHNATGAIAKGVLTLTGTATQAGMLNLYVGGVRVQATVVNGATAAQAATALAQKINATADLPVSAAAAEGVVTLSAKWTGESGNDISLQFNRLGKSNGEETPAGLTTAITAMTGGVGVPDQVEAVAALGDEPFEFITLPWSDLATLNTWQAVMDDSTGRWSWAKQLFGHVYSAKRGTVGTLVAAGQARNDQHMTIQALEPGVPQPVWVQAAALAARTAVFISADASRPTQSGSLPGVDPAPASERFTLTERQSLLNYGIATAYYEGGYVRIQRSITTYQKNAYGQADNSYLDSETMHQSAFIVRRLQSVITSKYGRHKLASDGTRFGAGQPIVTPATIRGELIAQYAKLELEGHVENAELFAEHLIVERDVQDPSRVNVLFPPDYINGLRVFALLNQFRLQYDDVA; encoded by the coding sequence ATGGCGATCGGATTCAGCAACATCCCTGCGGACATCCGTGTACCGCTGTTCTATGCCGAAATGGACAACTCGGCCGCCAATAGCGCGTCCTCGTCCATGCGCCGCCTGATCGTGGCGCAGGTCAACGACAACATCGCCCCGAGCGAAGTCGGCAAACTGGTGCTGGTCTCCAGCGTGGCACTGGCCAAGAGCATTGGCGGCCAGGGCTCGATGCTGGCTTCCATGTACGAGACTTTCCGCAAGGCCGACCCGATCGGTGAGATCTGGTGCCTGCCGCTGCACAACGCCACCGGCGCCATCGCCAAAGGCGTGCTGACCCTGACCGGCACCGCGACTCAGGCTGGCATGCTCAACCTGTATGTCGGCGGCGTTCGCGTCCAGGCCACCGTGGTCAACGGTGCCACCGCTGCCCAGGCGGCCACCGCCCTGGCACAGAAAATCAACGCCACCGCCGATCTGCCGGTGAGCGCAGCCGCCGCCGAAGGCGTCGTCACTCTGAGCGCCAAATGGACTGGCGAGAGCGGCAACGACATCAGCCTGCAATTCAATCGCCTGGGCAAGAGCAACGGCGAAGAAACCCCGGCTGGCCTGACCACCGCCATCACCGCCATGACCGGCGGCGTCGGTGTGCCTGACCAGGTTGAAGCGGTTGCGGCACTGGGCGACGAGCCGTTCGAGTTCATCACACTGCCGTGGTCCGACCTGGCCACCCTCAACACCTGGCAAGCGGTGATGGATGACAGCACCGGTCGCTGGTCGTGGGCCAAGCAACTGTTCGGTCATGTCTACAGCGCCAAGCGTGGCACCGTCGGTACTCTGGTGGCGGCCGGTCAGGCGCGCAACGACCAGCACATGACCATTCAGGCGCTGGAGCCGGGCGTTCCGCAACCGGTGTGGGTACAAGCTGCGGCACTGGCTGCGCGCACCGCGGTGTTCATCTCCGCTGACGCCAGCCGTCCGACCCAGAGCGGCAGCCTGCCAGGCGTCGATCCGGCCCCGGCCAGCGAACGCTTCACCCTGACCGAGCGTCAGTCGCTGCTTAACTACGGCATCGCCACCGCGTACTACGAAGGCGGCTACGTGCGTATCCAGCGCTCGATTACGACCTACCAGAAGAACGCTTACGGCCAGGCCGACAACTCGTACCTGGACAGCGAAACCATGCACCAGTCGGCGTTCATCGTGCGTCGCCTGCAAAGCGTGATCACCAGCAAATACGGTCGCCACAAACTGGCCTCCGACGGCACCCGTTTCGGCGCCGGCCAGCCGATCGTCACCCCGGCGACCATTCGCGGTGAGCTGATCGCCCAGTACGCCAAGCTCGAACTCGAAGGCCACGTGGAAAACGCCGAGCTGTTCGCCGAGCACCTGATCGTCGAGCGCGACGTGCAGGACCCGAGCCGCGTGAACGTGCTGTTCCCGCCGGATTACATCAACGGTCTGCGCGTGTTCGCACTGCTCAACCAGTTCCGTCTGCAGTACGACGACGTCGCCTGA
- a CDS encoding phage tail tube protein translates to MGQLIAGTCYVKVDGAQLTINGGCEAPLMAVKRETVVPGFYKETDIAPSFKVTALHTADFPLKKLIEGTDITVTCEFSNGKVYVLAGAYLVEEPVSKGDDATIELKFEGIKGTWQ, encoded by the coding sequence ATGGGTCAACTGATTGCAGGCACCTGCTACGTCAAGGTCGACGGTGCACAACTGACTATCAACGGCGGCTGCGAAGCCCCGCTGATGGCCGTCAAACGCGAAACCGTCGTACCGGGTTTCTACAAGGAAACCGACATCGCGCCATCGTTCAAGGTGACCGCGCTGCACACCGCCGACTTCCCGCTGAAGAAGCTGATCGAAGGCACCGACATCACCGTCACCTGCGAATTCAGCAACGGCAAAGTCTACGTGCTGGCCGGTGCGTACCTGGTCGAAGAGCCAGTCTCCAAGGGCGATGACGCCACCATCGAACTGAAATTCGAAGGCATCAAGGGGACCTGGCAATGA
- a CDS encoding phage late control D family protein: protein MAQGFTPAIEIYGANAALLNQRLISWEHIDAAGMESDQLTLVLDLEGLEGLPTLGGTIGLRVGYLETGLVEKGQFKVTRLTPTLFPLRLTLVATAAPFSGKDDTGFKERRTASHGPTTLGGLFRELVSRHGFSPRVDPELALIRIAHVDQSNETDMSFITRLAKKYDAVAKPFNDLYVLAKPAQLKNLSGQVIPDVRLSVTHNNRPGDHAFISATLEETARTQNQGCKTSFWDSALGKLREVITGSEPYKVMRQKLASEEEAKAIGEAEVRKMLREKYKLKVTCPGDPLLAAEGLLVLDDSWPDFMRGRWSIEKVTASGKPEESYRCLIEANGRDPEAKAKD from the coding sequence ATGGCACAGGGATTTACGCCGGCGATCGAAATCTACGGCGCCAACGCGGCTCTGCTTAATCAGCGCCTGATCAGTTGGGAACACATCGATGCCGCCGGTATGGAGTCCGATCAACTGACGCTGGTGCTCGACCTGGAAGGCCTTGAAGGCTTGCCGACCCTGGGCGGAACAATCGGCCTGCGGGTGGGCTATCTGGAGACCGGACTGGTCGAAAAGGGCCAGTTCAAGGTGACTCGACTCACACCGACGCTGTTCCCGCTGCGCCTGACGCTGGTCGCGACCGCCGCGCCTTTCAGCGGCAAGGACGACACCGGATTCAAGGAACGGCGCACGGCCAGTCATGGCCCTACAACCCTTGGCGGACTGTTTCGCGAGCTGGTCTCGAGACACGGATTCTCGCCGCGCGTGGATCCCGAACTGGCGCTGATCAGGATCGCTCATGTCGACCAGTCGAACGAAACCGACATGAGCTTCATCACACGCCTGGCGAAAAAGTACGACGCGGTGGCCAAACCGTTCAACGACCTCTACGTACTGGCGAAACCGGCGCAACTGAAAAACCTGTCGGGCCAGGTGATACCGGATGTCAGGCTGTCGGTGACCCACAACAACCGGCCGGGCGATCACGCCTTCATCAGCGCCACGCTGGAAGAGACCGCCCGTACCCAGAATCAGGGTTGCAAGACCAGCTTCTGGGACAGTGCGCTCGGCAAGCTGCGGGAGGTGATCACCGGGTCCGAACCCTACAAGGTCATGCGCCAGAAACTGGCCAGCGAAGAAGAAGCCAAAGCCATCGGCGAGGCCGAAGTACGCAAGATGCTGCGCGAGAAATACAAGCTGAAGGTCACCTGTCCGGGCGATCCGTTGCTGGCGGCCGAAGGTCTGCTGGTGCTCGACGATTCCTGGCCGGACTTCATGCGCGGTCGCTGGTCGATTGAAAAGGTGACTGCCAGCGGCAAGCCCGAAGAAAGTTATCGCTGCCTGATTGAAGCAAACGGCCGGGATCCCGAGGCAAAAGCCAAGGACTGA